In Elusimicrobium sp., the genomic stretch GGCTCCGCAGGGATTATTTAACTACCTGCAAATGGTAAACGGTTTTTATAACGTACCGATTTTCACTTTAATCATCTTCGGTATGCTCAACAAAACCGCACCTGCCTGGTCGGCCAAAGTAACCTTAATTTTCTTTATGATCGGTTACGGTCTTACGCAGTTGGGCGTCATCAAAACGGACTTGCACTTCCTGCATATCTTGGCTATTTTGTTTGTGGTGTCCATTGTTTTTATGTACATCACCGGCAAACTGTGGCCTACGCAAAACCGCTATGACGACAACAAAGACTTAAAAGTAGTGGATACCACCCCGTGGAATATGGGGGTGGTGGTAAGCATTGCCATTGTGCTTTGTGTGTTTGGCGTGTATGTATTGTTCTCCTCTATGGGGATTGCCGCCTAAACACCGGTTTAACACTAAAAACGGACGGGAAAATTTCCCGTCCGTTTTTATTTCGCGTTCGTAAAAACTTGTTATAATAATGTAAAGAGAGGTAACCCTTTTATGAACGAAAAACGCATTAACATTATGGAGCCGGAAATTCCGCAAGTAGTTTCCGCGGCTCAAACCGAACCAAAAGAACCCGAAGTAAAATACGCCACTATTACCGAACGCTTTGTGGCTTTGCTGATTGATTACGGGGTGGTATTTTTCCCGGCACAGTTGATTGGCGGATTGATTATCAAACTGATGGGCCCGAACGCGGAATTGTGGCAGATTATATCCGTTTTTGTAGGCATCAATCTGGCATTTATTTTGTATGAAACCGTCTTGTCTTGCAGAGATCGTGTTACTTTAGGTAAAAGTTTGATAGGGATTGCCGTTGTAAAAAAAGATTTAAGCGGCCCTATTTCCTTTTTCCACGCTTTTCTGCGTGCGATTGGGTACTACATCAGCGCGGTGTTGTTTTTCGGCGGTTTTTTCTTTGCGTTTTTTGAAGAACGCCGCCGTGCGCTCCACGATTTTTTGGGCGGAAGCGTAGTGGTGCAGATTCGTCAAAAATCTTTTTTGGAAAAAGCTGCTACCAATATGTTGGGTATGCTTTTAATCGTTGCTTTTGTGGCGGTGGCCTGTACCCAATACTTATCCGGCGGGGCTTACTACATCAGAAAAGCCGAAGACCACTTGCAAAAAATCGCTATGTTGGAAGAAGCCCACTACTCCCGCTACGGTTACTATACCAACGATTTGTTGCGCCTTTCTCTGTTGTCGGGCGATCCCGTCCAATTTCAACGGGATACGCGCAAAGCCCTTCAACCTCGCGGTTTTAAGATCGGGGTACACAAAACCGGCTATAAAATCAGTGGCGTGGCGCGGGACAGTAAGCGTACTCCTGTTTATTTTGAATCAAAATAATTGTTTGTAAAATTACAAAAACCGCTCCGTTCGGGGCGGTTTTTCTGCTATAAAAAACCCCTGCGGATATTTGCAGG encodes the following:
- a CDS encoding RDD family protein, which produces MNEKRINIMEPEIPQVVSAAQTEPKEPEVKYATITERFVALLIDYGVVFFPAQLIGGLIIKLMGPNAELWQIISVFVGINLAFILYETVLSCRDRVTLGKSLIGIAVVKKDLSGPISFFHAFLRAIGYYISAVLFFGGFFFAFFEERRRALHDFLGGSVVVQIRQKSFLEKAATNMLGMLLIVAFVAVACTQYLSGGAYYIRKAEDHLQKIAMLEEAHYSRYGYYTNDLLRLSLLSGDPVQFQRDTRKALQPRGFKIGVHKTGYKISGVARDSKRTPVYFESK